In the Hordeum vulgare subsp. vulgare chromosome 7H, MorexV3_pseudomolecules_assembly, whole genome shotgun sequence genome, one interval contains:
- the LOC123409175 gene encoding LOW QUALITY PROTEIN: uncharacterized protein LOC123409175 (The sequence of the model RefSeq protein was modified relative to this genomic sequence to represent the inferred CDS: deleted 1 base in 1 codon; substituted 1 base at 1 genomic stop codon): MLLAALQSAMVMDTTDPGYWLNWKFVLYATWVYSCMALACYLIWKYEGPSLPAGNDEGVDREEARPRIGPGAVYLEDCWKPCLDDIHPAWLLAFRLVSFLFMASVIIYDVIVDGWTVFLYYTQWTFLLVTLYFGLGSVLSVYGCYQYACKTDKSDADHGSYIIAPTEESTYNNSIKSSCLNKTHDGREIAGFWGYLFQIMFQTNAGAVMLTDMVFWFILXPFLAWNQYQMSFYLSYPSISSNIYPFPLPLPCRRRRRSLVADRFDSPGKNTHTPSEQASKRRPPAGCSPACLQGRLERGAALLNVPASLTRTADTIATEDNELVLPPKSQEAAAQSLLPQTTGYSSLQYQHKRILPSVGFLFPHNYSFFNKENIPPASASRLCMQPYTTIDMPKLNVHGTLQNKQDVTVKVLSAESIQGIREFLTEIDVIAM; the protein is encoded by the exons ATGTTGCTGGCAGCGTTGCAATCAGCCATGGTCATGGACACCACCGACCCGGGCTACTGGCTCAACTGGAAGTTCGTGCTCTACGCCACCTGGGTCTACTCCTGCATGGCACTGGCGTGCTACCTGATCTGGAAGTACGAGGGGCCCAGTTTGCCGGCCGGCAATGACGAGGGGGTCGACAGAGAGGAGGCGCGGCCCAGGATCGGACCCGGAGCTGTGTATCTTGAGGATTGCTGGAAGCCGTGCCTTGATGACATCCATCCTGCTTGGCTGCTGGCTTTTCGCCTTGTGTCGTTCTTGTTTATGGCTTCCGTGATTATCTATGATGTTATTGTCGATGGGTGGACCGTCTTCCTTTACTACACTCA GTGGACCTTCTTGCTTGTCACCCTGTACTTTGGG CTTGGCTCGGTGCTTTCGGTTTATGGATGTTATCAGTACGCTTGCAAGACGGATAAATCTGATGCAGACCATGGTTCTTATATCATTGCTCCCACGGAGGAAAGTACATACAACAATTCCATCAAAAGTTCTTGTTTGAATAAAACACATGATGGTCGGGAAATTGCGGGATTTTGGGGCTACCTGTTTCAGATCATGTTTCAG ACAAATGCAGGTGCTGTGATGCTT ACGGATATGGTGTTTTGGTTCATTTTGTAGCCTTTCCTTGCGTGGAATCAATACCAAATGAGTTTT TATTTAAGTTATCCATCCATTTCCTCCAACATCTATCCATTTCCTCTGCCTCTgccgtgccgccgccgccgccgctcgctcgTCGCCGATCGATTCGACTCACCCGGGAAGAACACGCACACACCAagcgagcaagcaagcaagcgccGCCCCCCAGCCGGCTGCTCTCCTGCCTGCCTGCAAG GCAGACTAGAGCGTGGCGCCGCCTTGCTGAATGTTCCTGCAAGCTTGACGAGGACTGCTGACACCATAGCAACCGAGGATAATGAGCTGGTGTTGCCTCCCAAGAGCCAAGAAGCAGCAGCACAATCTCTACTCCCACAGACAACAGGATATTCTTCACTCCAATACCAGCATAAGCG TATTCTTCCATCAGTTGGTTTTTTGTTCCCACACAACTACAGTTTTTTTAATAAGGAAAAtatacccccggcctctgcatctcgaCTATGCATGCAGCCATACACAACTATAGATATGCCGAAGCTTAATGTTCAT GGAACCCTACAAAACAAGCAAGACGTCACAGTCAAGGTTCTCTCTGCCGAATCCATACAGGGCATCAGAGAATTTTTGACAGAAATTGATGTTATAGCAATGTGA